The following are encoded together in the Bradyrhizobium sp. CCGUVB1N3 genome:
- a CDS encoding glycosyltransferase, producing MSMSRLSRPQIEPLITPKLVSRLALASDGTLSGFVYSPQAPERRFTVEILLDGLVFRTAYADAFVPALAEQGLEASCGFAIAIEPNLLRAARALEARLANLDAPVGRPLDLARDHASLADLRKTCELRWLGGLHFEGWIDSEPALFLEAIVDGEAVAQVHATAWTHSGEPAARRIVRAFHLHVPQRFANGRVHRISLRRGNGEPIPATTVFVAFPDGLTGMIDALGGYGAERLRGKLYDQLIPASLPLSDYVNWRDRFPLPAPQESGLSLAVVVAGAAGTEQTLAALDAQTHERWMAGVIDGKPLSVDPDAILEFLDDAAFDAHHIVIAMPGVVLEPNALARIAAAFAAYPDAIALYGDLDFLAEDGRLWPLAFPAFDYERMLEQGYCAHLFAARRDVLRTGLEARPDNLYRLFNCLLDHAGPHQDCILHLPGALATLPKLDRANASYQLAAASQMHLDARGISADVIPQRGHLFPAVRIGRAMAYQRVTVVIPTRDRLPLLRTCLDSIAPAVDRCRADILVVDNDSADPDTMAYLAGLARRGVRTLRVEGPFNFARLNNQACTVLDSDVLCLLNNDIEASSDDWLVEMLTRLAEPDVGAVGALLTWPGGVVQHGGVVLGMNFAASHAFTDRFANDPGFLDQLRVAHECSAVTAACLATRRSDYLAVGGMDEARFAVAFNDVDYCLRLRQAGKRIVFTPHAKLVHTESASRGVDDRADRRGRFEHELSLLRARWGEWLNEDPTYNPQLSRDGIPYSGLAWPPGPRNPRYNHLAPARDVPLGF from the coding sequence ATGAGCATGTCGCGTCTCTCTCGCCCCCAGATCGAACCGTTGATCACGCCAAAGCTTGTCAGCCGCCTTGCGCTCGCGAGCGATGGCACGTTGTCCGGCTTCGTGTACTCGCCCCAGGCGCCGGAGCGCCGCTTCACCGTAGAGATTTTGCTAGACGGGCTGGTGTTCAGAACAGCCTATGCCGACGCCTTCGTTCCCGCGCTTGCTGAACAAGGACTCGAGGCGAGTTGCGGGTTCGCGATCGCGATCGAGCCAAATTTGCTTCGCGCCGCGCGCGCCCTCGAGGCGCGCCTAGCCAATCTTGACGCGCCCGTCGGCCGCCCTCTTGATCTCGCGCGTGACCACGCAAGTCTCGCTGATCTGCGCAAGACATGCGAGTTACGCTGGCTTGGCGGGCTGCATTTCGAAGGTTGGATCGACAGCGAACCCGCTCTCTTCTTGGAAGCGATTGTTGACGGAGAGGCCGTCGCGCAGGTTCACGCTACAGCTTGGACCCATAGCGGTGAACCCGCCGCACGTCGGATCGTACGCGCCTTCCATCTCCACGTTCCCCAACGTTTTGCCAACGGACGCGTTCACAGGATTTCCTTGCGCAGGGGGAACGGAGAGCCAATCCCGGCGACGACCGTGTTTGTTGCCTTTCCTGACGGTCTCACCGGAATGATCGACGCCCTTGGCGGCTATGGTGCCGAGCGTCTGCGCGGTAAGCTGTATGATCAACTCATTCCAGCTTCGCTTCCCCTCTCCGACTACGTGAATTGGCGCGATCGCTTCCCGCTGCCGGCGCCGCAGGAGAGTGGCCTTTCGCTCGCTGTAGTCGTTGCCGGCGCCGCCGGCACTGAGCAAACCCTCGCCGCGCTGGACGCCCAGACCCACGAAAGATGGATGGCAGGCGTGATCGACGGTAAGCCGCTGTCCGTCGACCCCGACGCTATCCTGGAATTTCTGGACGATGCCGCATTCGATGCACATCACATCGTCATCGCGATGCCAGGTGTCGTGCTCGAGCCAAATGCCCTGGCGCGAATCGCTGCCGCATTCGCCGCCTATCCGGATGCGATCGCCCTGTACGGCGATCTCGATTTTCTTGCCGAGGACGGCCGACTCTGGCCGCTAGCCTTTCCCGCCTTTGACTATGAGAGAATGCTCGAGCAAGGCTATTGTGCGCATCTGTTCGCCGCGCGACGGGACGTCCTGCGCACAGGCCTCGAGGCCCGCCCCGACAATCTCTACCGCCTCTTCAACTGCCTGCTCGATCACGCTGGTCCGCACCAAGATTGTATCCTTCACTTGCCGGGAGCGCTGGCAACGCTGCCTAAACTCGATCGAGCGAACGCAAGCTACCAGCTTGCCGCGGCGAGCCAGATGCACCTCGACGCACGCGGCATCAGCGCGGACGTGATTCCACAGCGCGGCCATCTCTTTCCAGCGGTCCGAATTGGTCGAGCGATGGCGTATCAGCGCGTCACTGTGGTCATACCGACCCGCGATCGTCTCCCGCTCCTGCGGACCTGTCTCGACAGCATCGCGCCCGCGGTCGATCGCTGCCGCGCAGATATTCTTGTCGTCGACAATGACAGTGCCGATCCGGACACCATGGCCTACCTTGCAGGTCTGGCGAGACGCGGCGTGCGGACCTTGCGGGTCGAAGGCCCCTTCAACTTCGCAAGGCTCAACAATCAAGCCTGCACGGTTCTCGACAGCGACGTGCTGTGTCTGCTCAACAACGATATCGAAGCGAGCTCCGACGATTGGCTCGTGGAGATGCTGACGCGGCTGGCCGAGCCTGATGTCGGTGCGGTCGGCGCGCTCCTGACCTGGCCTGGCGGCGTCGTTCAGCATGGCGGTGTCGTGTTGGGGATGAATTTTGCGGCGTCGCACGCCTTTACCGACAGATTCGCCAACGATCCGGGCTTTCTCGATCAACTCCGGGTGGCGCACGAATGCAGCGCCGTGACTGCGGCCTGCCTCGCGACGAGACGAAGCGACTATCTTGCCGTTGGTGGAATGGACGAAGCGCGCTTTGCCGTCGCCTTCAACGACGTGGATTATTGCTTACGGCTGCGCCAGGCGGGCAAGCGCATCGTTTTCACGCCGCATGCGAAGCTGGTCCACACCGAATCGGCGAGCCGCGGTGTGGATGATCGTGCCGATCGACGCGGCCGGTTCGAGCACGAACTTAGCCTGCTTCGGGCGCGCTGGGGTGAGTGGCTCAACGAGGACCCCACTTACAATCCGCAGCTGTCGCGCGATGGGATTCCCTACAGCGGCCTCGCCTGGCCGCCGGGGCCGCGTAACCCTCGCTACAATCATCTTGCGCCAGCGCGCGACGTGCCGTTGGGGTTTTGA